The Lynx canadensis isolate LIC74 chromosome D2, mLynCan4.pri.v2, whole genome shotgun sequence DNA segment gggggaggggcagagagagagggagacacagaatcggaaacaggccccaggctccgagccatcagcccagagcccgacgcggggctcgaactcacggaccgcgagatcgtgacctggctgaagtcggacgcttaaccgactgcgccacccaggcgccccgattgaagtcggacgtttaacgtttaaccgactaagccacccaggcgcccctcctgtggGTCTTTTTCTAAtatcagtttttcccccttggtTTCTGGTCATTTGTTATTTCCTTGAATGTCTGCCTATTTTCTTCTGAGTACCAGAAACcaaatgtgaaaaatgttggaGATAGTTTGAGGTTTTGGATGACTGTTCTGAAAACCTAAAACgtttatatatgatatttttataagTGCTGTTATAAGAACAAACAGATATGGGAGAAGAGGGAACTGGTAGGAGTCAATTATTAATAGAATTATCCTGGGTTCCTGATGGGGAAGGAATTGAGGGAAACTGGGAGAAAATGAAGATCTCGAAGAGTATGGAGTGAGACAGCTTTAAGAGTAGAAGATTggtgtcatttgcaacaacgtagatggaactagagggtattatgccattagtcagagaaagacaaatgtcaaatgacttcactcatatgaggactttaagatacaaaacaggtgaacataagaaaaggggagcaaaaataatataaaaacagggagggggcaaaacataagagacttaaatatggagaacaaacagagggttactggagaggatttgggaggggggatgggctaactgggtgggtaaggggcattaaggaatctactcctgaaatcattgttgcactatatgctaactaacttggatgtaaatcaaaaaactaaataaagactgaaaaaaaaaaaacccaaaacaaaaacaaaacaaacaaaaagagtagGAGGTTGGCATCAAAGACctttagattaaaaagaaaaatagtcaaaGGTTGCAAAATTCTGTGCAAAACAATCAACATGTTACTAGAGTTTAGGAATCAGTCACTTAGTGTTGAAAAGTCTAGGGAATCTTGATGGTGTTGGCATATGTTAagttttgaaggaaagaaattgtGTAAATATTGAAGAGCAGGAAGAGAATTTTAGACTACACTGTACTTTTCAGCTGCTTTTCTCCAAGTTTCCTTTGAAATGACCTTGAGTCTGATTGTTCTAAAAATGTTCAGCATAGTGttaggggtgggggtgaggaacaGACGCCATCATACTTTTCCCACAAGCTCACACACCCTAGGTGGATTCATATGGCTAGGAAGCAGTGGGACTACAGCTTTAGGCTCAAAACTCTCAGATCCAGTGAGCCTTCATTCTTTGAGAATATTAATACCTGCCCTCACATGTGTtttgtaaacatttcaaaaacaaaaaagtacatgTGTAAGGTGTTGAATAATCACATGGCTGGATGTAGAATTGCATAATTTATAATCACACTCGAAGGAAAATTTTTCAAGAATTTACTacatgtgcattttatttatttgtataactTAATTGTGTTCAGTAAAATTAATGACAGATTTATGTGTGAATTAGAGCATATCCACATCAGAAGTTAATGTTACATTTTTCTGCTTAATGGTAAAAATATCATATGTACATTCTCATGATGTTTGAGagaatgaattttcttttgaaattgaaATCAAATACTGTAAAAACAGATGAATTGTCATTTGATGTAAATTCAGACTCTTAGTTTCTATTTAGATctacaataaaatttaaacagtGTAGATTATTGGATAGTATATGTCACTTGATCTATTAAAACAGTCCCGGTCCTAAAGGAATATTATAATTCATAAGCAAAGCAGTAtgttaaaacttcattttaaactaaagtataaaattgtttctctgtctctagGCAAAATTTGGATTTTCTAATATTACTGGAATTGATTACTCTCCTTCTGCAATACAGCTTTCTGGAAGTATTATAGAGAAAGAAGGTTTATCTAACATTAAGTTGAAGGTAACTATTATATTACTATAACTTATTTGTAATAAAAGTTACAAagtttaaacatttctaaaatatatttgttgacaATATCTTTTGAACTCATAAATTGAGGGTTCGTTATAAATCcaaattgaaacatttttaagtaacTATTAAAATTTTGAGTCTAGTCAGCTTGGGGAagtgattttctcttctttcttgtgTGCAAGTGTGTTCTTTCATGTCTGCAAACGCAAATCATAGCTAACTTTGGATTACCTAGATCAAAAAATTTGATTTTGCCTATTTTATGCTTTTGCCTGGATAGCTAATAGTCCTTCATTTAGTCTGAAACGAAACTCTGAGTTTCCATTTCTATTACTGCTACTACCATTCACCTCTTGTACTAACCCCAAACCCGAGGAGTTATCcttgattcttctctctcctttaagTGTGGCTTCTAATTCTCTTGGTTTTATCTTCAGAGTCTATCAGGCAGGTGACCATTCCTTGCTATCTCCAGCGTTCTCTCCTGAGTTCAGGCTCCATTGTTTCTTGCCTGTGTGGCTACAGTGGCCTCTTACTTGGCCTCTCCGTTGCCGCTCTTGCCACGCCACCGTCCACGACCACAGGTCAAGCggagtgatcttttaaaataccAGCTCGTGTCGCTGCTTTGCTCACAAGTCTCTAAGGGCTTCCCCATCGCATTGAGAGTGGAATCTGAACCCCCCACCGCGCCTCGCGAAGCCCCTCGTTTCttacctcttttccttttcatcaccTGTGTTCCAGTCATGCTggcttgctctctgctcctgaaACATGTCTAGTCTGTTCTTTTCCGGTCTTTACACCTTCTGCTCTCTGCCTAGAATATTCTTGTCTCAGATCTTAGCTTACGTGGCTCATTCTCATCAGTCAGATCTGTGCTCCAATATCACCTTCTTGGGTCTTTCTTTACTGCGTTTTCCAAACCATTTCTCTTCCTAGTCGCTCACTGTCTTCatcattctgtttttattgtcttcatGCCACTTTATCTAGAATTATTTGTTCAGTTCATTTACTTGTCTGTTTCTTTAGAGAACATAAgatatcgcttctcggccttttggctaagattgGATGTAGAGAACGTAAGGTGTGTTCTCATCCAGGGTCCCTTTTCTTTTTCGTTTACTGTTATGTTCCCAGTGACTGGAAAGTCCCCGAAGAGGACAGGTGTTCACgaaatacttactgaataaatgaGTACTTTTATACAGACATTTCGGATAGGAGCTTCTCTAAACTTAGCTCGTAGGAATGGTAGTCATTTTTTGCTTCAGGGATCCCGAATACTTtggtgtgagggaggaggggaaaaaacccacgTTCAGACGCAAGGAAAcaaaatccacatttttaaatcGGAGTGTTTTCGGTAACATGCTATTTATGGTTCCTGCATTAAGTTTGTGTGAATAATCATGAGGTGATTACTTTTTCAAAGCAGCTTTTCAGAATTAAGTCCGCTGGCCAATTATTGTGACTATTCAGTGAAGCCGAGGCAGGTCACCACGTCAGACGCTCCTCACGTGTTCAGAGGCGATGGCGAATGAGTGTGCTGTGCTCGTGTAGGACTTTCACAACCCAAAACGCACGCTTATCAAGTGAAGTCACTGCAGTGTAAAGAGTCACTTCGTTCCTTAAGCTTCAAGCCGTTCCTTACGTCCGTTCTTTCCTTTGTGAGCTGCTGAGTCAGAGCCACAGAACTTCTGATTTACCAAGTTtacatcacacagctagtaatatCAGCCAAAAGGCATCTTCCTTCTAATGACCCGTTTGAGTGCCATATACTTTCAGTCATCTTTAAGAatgtgtcaaatatttttttttttacgtttatttattttgagagagagagagagcacgcgagaaCGCACTCATGTGCCTGCAcgtgaggggaagggggaaagggcagagagagagagagagagggagagagagagggagagagagagaatcccaagcgggctctgcactgacagtgcagggctcgaactcacgaactgtgagatcatgacctgagccgaaatcaagagtcggatgcttcaccgacggagccacccaggtgccccccagtatTCTGCTTTTTGACAGAAATAACTTTTTCATCAGCCGGGCTTGCGAGCTTCGTTATGTGCTGGTGTTATTAGGCAGTACACCTGGCTTTGATTTGTTTCCAAATTTGTAGAGATTTGGAATGTCCAGGAAACACTTGTCAGTCTCTCTTACCAATCTTCGCTTTAATGGTCTTGGAATGACGCGCATAAAAGTTAGCTATAAAGTCGGAAGTATGCTTATTGTATGTAAAACGCCATCATAATTAATTGGTCCTTTTAGCTGTGACCTTTTACAGATTGTCACTTAGATTCAGTAAAAACTGTATGTTAATCGTTCTCACAAAGACGTTGATTTTTAATATAGGTAGAAGACTTTTTGCATCTTTGCACAGAGCTGTCTGGATTTCATGTTTGTGTTGACAAGGGGACTTTTGATGCCATAAGCCTTAATCCTGACAGTGCAATCGAGAAGAGGAAGCAATATGTGAAATCCCTCTCCAGGGTGTTGAACGTCAAAGGCTTTTTCCTAATAACCTCATGTAATTGGACCAAGGAAGAGTTGCTAAACGAATTCAGTGAAGGTAAATGGTCACCTGTTGTTTAAACGCGTGCTTACCTCAGGTTTAACGTACTTAAATAGGTTTTCTTTCGCTTGGCGTTTGAGGGCTTTACTTTTCCATTTGTGGGAATTgcctgcttctcttctcttttaacTGTGTACGCAAAGGACAAAGAAATAATACCCAGAGACCCAGAGTCCTTTCCGAAATTTTCCAAGCAATCCTGGCAgttgggtgctgtgctgacatgAGCCTGTGAATCCTCAGTTCCTTGATTAAGCTGCGTACTCTCTTACTTAGAGACTCGGACAGAGAGCAGCGTACCGTGCCCGGCTCCATTGTGCTCGTGTTCTGGGAGCCCGGTGGTGCACAAATGCAAGTAGTATTTTGTAAACATCTTACGTGGTGAGAGTTTTCACTCTGTCGATACTTTCTTTGTCTTGCTAATGGTCATTCAGGTATTTAGGATTTATCTTCTTTTCAGCTTACGTAGAACAATTATTTTCAACGTGGCACAGAAACAAAAGGTAGGCACTTTGTAGTAGAAATATGACCTGTTAACTCTTGGGGAAATCCCTTCCTTTCTCATGGTTTTGGTTCCCAGACAGGAACCTTTTTCGCCCCATTAGGGAGGTATAATTAGTACCGTGTCTACCAAGTGGGGATCTTGTGAGAATCGAGAATCTATAACCTATACACAAATATTTTGAGAGCTTTGGCAGACTGTTCCTTGCATATCTTAAGGAATATATTACCTGCCAATTTATTCATGCAGCGCACAGGTGCTTCTGGGAAAGTACCTTGAGAATCCAGAATTAgtgtttgcctgtttgtttttttcacagtCCCTTTTTCAGATTAGTATggagttttttaaagaaatgagaggaacttttaggatggaatattaataataaatgctaCGCtactaaatttttcttaaatttgaacCTCGGTTGTCCCAAGCTAATGGGAAATGAATTTATAACTGTTTTGCATGCACTTTATCTtagagtttgttttctt contains these protein-coding regions:
- the EEF1AKMT2 gene encoding EEF1A lysine methyltransferase 2 isoform X3; its protein translation is MNSGAGGGSGGGCAGAAARSRGGSPGGDGFAPSALGTREHWDAVYERELQTFQEYGDTGEIWFGEESMNRLIRWMQKREIPLDASVLDIGTGNGVFLVELAKFGFSNITGIDYSPSAIQLSGSIIEKEGLSNIKLKVEDFLHLCTELSGFHVCVDKGTFDAISLNPDSAIEKRKQYVKSLSRVLNVKGFFLITSCNWTKEELLNEFSEGS